Proteins from one Leptospira johnsonii genomic window:
- a CDS encoding proline dehydrogenase family protein, whose translation MKATEENEPKAVTSSLDLQERILEKGRELFRLSDSFEDGFFSTYRLFSKSLLFLENRPLLKLQAFRFADLFPSLSSLSSISRYIRIYFVETPTELPKWILLLLSIFLSNRLSSVVVALGAKFGIRLTAKFFILGRTYGSDRKKIIDRYKNGICSTIDILGEAVLSEKEAERYISEYLLLLEEVSKDKELSEIRNSQFPGEPTGNVSVKCSSLYSQLDPLAHESSVTHLMEKLRPILHSAVSKNIFINLDMEQYETKDIIMDTAFRIFSEPEFENYPHFGIVVQAYLKASQQDLQKVIEYSKKRKYPLTVRLVKGAYWEYEMTQSAQKGWEPPVFLRKSDTDKNYEECSVLLLKSYPHIRPAFGSHNIRSLSSAFVRAAEYSVPENFFEVQMLYGMGNSYKQAIRSLGISVREYSPIGEVIPGMAYLVRRLLENSTNEGFLKNINANSKDRERLLYLENTKQK comes from the coding sequence ATGAAGGCGACAGAAGAAAACGAACCCAAAGCAGTCACTTCTTCCTTAGATCTTCAAGAAAGGATCTTGGAAAAAGGAAGAGAATTGTTTCGTTTGAGCGATTCCTTCGAAGATGGCTTTTTTAGCACTTACAGATTGTTCTCCAAAAGTCTTTTGTTTTTGGAAAACCGCCCTCTTTTAAAACTACAGGCATTTAGATTCGCAGACCTTTTTCCGAGCCTTAGCTCTCTTTCCTCTATCTCTCGTTATATCCGAATCTATTTTGTCGAAACTCCTACGGAACTTCCTAAATGGATCTTACTACTTCTTTCGATATTTTTATCCAATCGCCTCAGTTCGGTAGTTGTTGCATTAGGCGCTAAATTCGGGATCAGGCTTACCGCAAAATTTTTCATCTTAGGAAGGACCTACGGCTCCGATCGCAAAAAGATCATAGACAGATATAAAAACGGCATTTGCTCTACAATAGATATATTAGGAGAAGCCGTACTTTCCGAAAAAGAAGCAGAACGTTATATCTCAGAGTATTTACTTTTATTGGAAGAAGTTTCCAAGGACAAAGAACTTTCGGAAATACGAAACTCTCAATTTCCTGGAGAACCTACTGGAAACGTTTCCGTAAAATGTTCTTCACTCTATTCCCAACTAGATCCGCTTGCGCATGAATCTTCTGTGACTCATTTAATGGAGAAGTTGAGGCCGATCCTCCATTCTGCCGTTTCCAAAAATATTTTTATCAATCTAGATATGGAACAGTACGAGACCAAGGATATCATAATGGATACTGCGTTTCGGATCTTTTCTGAGCCTGAATTCGAAAACTATCCTCATTTCGGGATCGTAGTCCAAGCTTATCTGAAGGCTTCTCAGCAAGATCTACAAAAAGTAATAGAATATTCTAAAAAACGAAAATACCCATTGACTGTCCGTTTGGTAAAGGGTGCGTATTGGGAATACGAGATGACCCAATCCGCTCAAAAAGGTTGGGAACCTCCGGTCTTTCTGAGAAAATCTGATACGGATAAAAATTACGAAGAATGTTCAGTGCTCCTGCTCAAGTCCTACCCTCATATTCGACCCGCATTCGGTTCTCATAATATAAGAAGTCTTTCCTCCGCATTTGTGAGAGCGGCAGAATATTCCGTCCCGGAAAACTTTTTCGAAGTACAAATGTTGTACGGAATGGGGAACTCCTACAAACAGGCAATTCGAAGTTTAGGGATTTCAGTAAGAGAATATTCTCCCATCGGAGAAGTGATCCCTGGAATGGCTTACTTGGTAAGAAGGTTACTCGAAAATTCCACAAACGAAGGCTTTCTAAAAAACATTAACGCAAACAGCAAAGATAGGGAAAGATTATTGTATTTGGAGAATACGAAACAAAAATGA
- a CDS encoding aldehyde dehydrogenase family protein, which produces MSLHHNSNFQNETLRDFSREEERSILNKGFTSIRNEFPIQVFPIISGKTKKSSLVVPVFNPANTNEKIADIHYASVADAEEATKESLKFFETWKSTKPEIRIDFLKKAADILRSQKAELTALISLEVGKGVKDIDAEIAEAIDFCEFYAKEAENIFQPRKRDLLGEENVYTYIPRGVTLVVAPWNFPLAILCGMTVAPLVAGNPVIMKPAEQSSAIAFKLFNILIEAGIPSSALHFLPGKGEEIGAYLVKHPEIRTINFTGSRAVGLGMIREAASQDLKFVKKVVAEMGGKNAMIVDEDADLDEAVIASIQSAFGFQGQKCSALSRIILLESKYDTFKSRFIDALQSLKPGLPEDPSVKVGPVIDSESKTRLDSIASQFSSKIISKLKIEENQKYIGHFVEPIIFESEDPTSPLGQTEFFGPYVTLFKAKNFEDAIKIANNVDYALTGGIFSRNPKNIQYAKEKFEVGNLYINRGITGAVVDRQPFGGYKLSGVGAKAGGPDYLKQFLEPISITENTMRRGFIPET; this is translated from the coding sequence ATGAGCCTTCACCATAATTCCAATTTTCAAAATGAAACCCTAAGAGACTTTTCCAGAGAAGAAGAAAGATCCATCTTAAACAAAGGATTCACTTCTATTCGAAATGAATTCCCGATACAAGTATTCCCGATCATCTCCGGAAAAACAAAAAAATCATCTTTAGTGGTTCCGGTTTTCAATCCCGCGAATACCAATGAAAAGATCGCAGATATACATTATGCTTCCGTCGCAGACGCAGAAGAAGCTACCAAAGAATCGCTCAAATTTTTTGAAACATGGAAAAGCACGAAACCGGAAATACGGATCGATTTCTTAAAAAAAGCAGCAGACATTCTGCGATCCCAAAAAGCGGAACTCACCGCATTGATCTCCTTAGAAGTGGGAAAAGGGGTAAAAGATATAGATGCAGAAATTGCGGAAGCGATCGACTTCTGTGAGTTTTATGCGAAAGAAGCGGAGAACATTTTCCAACCTAGAAAAAGAGATCTTCTAGGAGAGGAAAACGTTTATACATACATACCAAGGGGTGTTACCTTGGTAGTCGCTCCCTGGAATTTTCCACTGGCAATCCTCTGCGGAATGACTGTGGCTCCATTGGTCGCAGGAAATCCGGTGATCATGAAACCTGCAGAACAATCTTCCGCAATTGCATTCAAACTTTTTAATATATTGATAGAAGCTGGTATCCCTTCTTCTGCACTTCACTTTTTACCAGGAAAAGGAGAAGAGATCGGAGCCTATTTAGTTAAACATCCAGAAATCCGTACGATCAATTTTACAGGTTCCAGAGCCGTAGGATTAGGAATGATCCGAGAAGCCGCCTCCCAAGATCTAAAATTCGTAAAAAAGGTGGTCGCTGAGATGGGAGGTAAAAACGCGATGATCGTGGACGAAGACGCCGACTTGGACGAGGCAGTGATCGCGTCCATACAGTCTGCGTTCGGATTCCAAGGGCAAAAATGTAGCGCACTTTCACGCATTATACTTTTGGAATCTAAATACGATACCTTCAAAAGCAGATTTATAGACGCATTACAATCTCTAAAACCCGGATTACCTGAAGACCCTTCCGTAAAAGTCGGGCCTGTAATAGATTCAGAATCCAAAACAAGGCTGGATAGTATAGCCTCTCAGTTCTCTTCTAAGATCATAAGCAAACTCAAAATAGAAGAAAACCAAAAGTATATAGGACATTTTGTGGAGCCTATCATTTTTGAAAGCGAGGATCCAACTTCTCCATTAGGACAAACAGAATTTTTCGGACCTTACGTTACCTTATTCAAAGCTAAAAATTTCGAAGACGCAATTAAAATAGCGAATAACGTGGATTATGCTCTTACAGGAGGGATCTTCTCCAGAAACCCAAAGAACATACAATATGCAAAAGAAAAGTTCGAAGTCGGGAACCTATATATCAACAGAGGGATCACTGGAGCAGTAGTGGATAGACAACCTTTCGGAGGTTATAAACTCTCAGGAGTAGGAGCAAAAGCAGGTGGCCCGGATTATCTAAAACAATTTTTAGAACCGATTAGCATCACTGAAAATACTATGAGAAGAGGATTTATTCCGGAAACTTAG
- a CDS encoding alpha/beta fold hydrolase: MKKLKLLLLLLLSFYCSSYEEMSMEEDKAFQKLKESDIFYEEHFIQNEKEEGALHWISTGCKPEKNKILIFIHGSPGTWSNYLRYLKDPELLKMYCMLGVDRPGFGKSFGPIADVNIQAKEILGSLTKLPEMQKGKKSISILGHSYGGPVAARMASLSPEKFQYLFLLAAAMDPETEEIKWYNKVADTWIASWILPEEWAHSNSEMLPLREQLRSLIPEWKKIQANIIVVQGEEDGLVDPKNPEFIQKNFYRETKTFLLPKEGHFLPWKNYDLIHKLLIEFSD, from the coding sequence ATGAAAAAGTTAAAATTACTTCTTCTACTTTTACTTTCTTTCTATTGCAGCAGTTATGAAGAAATGAGTATGGAAGAAGATAAAGCGTTCCAAAAACTCAAAGAATCCGACATATTCTACGAAGAACACTTTATACAAAACGAAAAGGAAGAAGGAGCCTTACATTGGATCAGCACAGGTTGTAAACCTGAAAAGAATAAGATCCTCATTTTTATTCATGGCTCCCCAGGCACTTGGTCGAATTATCTCCGATATTTAAAAGATCCTGAATTGTTAAAAATGTATTGTATGCTTGGAGTGGACCGCCCAGGCTTCGGAAAATCTTTCGGACCGATCGCAGATGTAAACATCCAAGCAAAAGAAATTTTAGGAAGTCTGACAAAACTTCCCGAAATGCAAAAAGGGAAAAAATCAATCTCTATATTAGGACATTCTTATGGAGGTCCGGTCGCCGCGAGAATGGCATCACTTTCTCCCGAAAAATTTCAATATCTGTTTTTATTAGCGGCAGCCATGGATCCGGAAACAGAAGAGATAAAATGGTACAACAAGGTAGCTGACACTTGGATCGCAAGCTGGATCTTACCGGAGGAATGGGCTCACAGTAACTCTGAAATGTTACCTTTAAGAGAACAGTTAAGAAGTTTAATTCCAGAATGGAAAAAAATCCAAGCTAATATAATTGTAGTCCAAGGAGAAGAAGACGGACTTGTAGATCCCAAAAATCCGGAATTCATCCAAAAAAATTTTTATAGAGAAACAAAAACGTTTCTTCTTCCAAAAGAAGGCCATTTTCTGCCCTGGAAAAACTACGATCTAATTCATAAATTACTAATAGAGTTCTCAGACTAA